The Gemmatimonadota bacterium genomic sequence TACGCTGCGACAAAGCACGCCGTGCTGGGGTTCAGCGAATGCCTCATGCTCGAGGTGCGGGACGCTGGTGTGAAGGTGTCGGTGGTGATGCCGGGGTCGGTCGCGACCGAACTCTCGCCAGGGGGGTCGCAGGTTGCCTGGGCCTTGCGGCCAGACGACGTGGCCCAGTGTGTGGAGGCGTTGCTGGCCCTGCCGGAGCACGCGTTGGTGTACACCGTTGAGGTGCGCGCGGCGCGCCCCGCGAGGTCCACATGACAAAACGCGGGACGAAGGTGCTGTCGCACGAGCGCTTTGCGCGGGTTCGCCAGCCCGATGCCACGGTCCGGGAACTGTCGGCGGTGCGGGAGATTGCCCATGCGCTCGCCCATGCCGACCGACCGGACGAAGTGTTCCAGTTCGCCCTCGACCGGACGTCGGCCCTCATCGGGGCTTCTTTCGCCTCGGTCTATCTGGTGGAAGGGGTCTCCGAGCTGATGCGACTGGTCGCTGCCAGCAACTGGCCCGAGCGGCACCGGCCGTGGCTCAGCGAGATGCGGGTTCGGTTGGGGTTCGGGCCGTCCGGCGAGGCGGCTGCCGAGCGACGGATCATCGAGGTCCCGGACGTGCAGGCGGACGGCGGCCTGGAGGACTGGGCCGAAGTCGGTCGGGAACTGGGTTTCCGGTCGCTCGTCGCGCTCCCTTTGCAGGATGCGCGGTCGGCGCTCGGCGCGGTGACCTTCTACTTTGCCGAGCCCGGGGTGCCGGCGCCCGAGCGTCGGCAACTGATGCGATTGGTGGCGGACCAGATGGCCGCGGCGGCAGTACGGTCGCAGCTCGTGGCGGACCTGCGCCGCACCGCGGCTGCGTTGTCCGAGGCCAGGGACGAAATAGAAGCGCTCATGCAGCCGCGCGCGTCGCACCCGCTAGACGAAACGGGGATGGTGGAGGCGGTCGTCAGTGCGCTGGGGCCTGCGGTCTCCGCGGCGGCCACTGCCGCCAGAAGTCTCCGTGTGGGTGGAGCCGTTGGCGAGGGCGAGCACCGGGCCGTGACGCGTCCGCTCGAACAGGCGCAGGGAATGCTCGACGACTGGCAGGAGACCTTCGCGCTTCGGAGCGGGGCCAGGGCGGCGGGCACCGACGTTGTTTCGCCGCGGGAGCTGGCGCTGGCCGCGACGGGGCTCGCCGACGAGTGGGCAGGTGGGGCGGGGGTCTCCGTGAAGTTGATCCCTGGTGATATCGCGCCGATCCCCACCGACCGGAGGAAAATCACGCGCCTGCTCGCTACCTTGCTGCTGTTCGCAGAAACCCGGGCGCCGGCCGAGCCGGTCACTCTGGCAATTGTTGCGGACGACGGCGGGGGGACGGTGCACTTCCAGGTGCGCGATAGCGGACCGGACTTGGGGCGGGAGCAGGTGGAGGGGTTGTTCGACCCACTGGCCCCGGCGAGGGTCATGGGGCGGCACCGAATCAACCTCGCGCTGCTCCGCGCGATGGCCGCACACCTGGGTGGAACCCTGGTGGCGGCGGCCCTCCCCGGGCAGGGGTTGCAGATGACGTGTAGTCTCCCGAGTACGACCAGGTCCTGACCACCCATCCAGCCATGTCGCTCCAGCGTCGCACGTTGCAGGAAACCACCACGGCCATGTCCCCGGCGGACGTCCTGGCGGCCGCCCGGACCTTTTTCTCTCGTCGGCATTCCATCTATGCTGCGTACACGGAACAGGAGAGTGCGCATCACCTGTCCATGCGCGGGCAGGGGGGTGAGGAGCTCGTGATCGGCGTCCTTCCCGCGGGCTCCGGGACGCGCGTGACCGGCGGGTCCTACATGTTCGACGGCCCACTCGGCCGGTTCTTCGCCTCACTTCCGCCGGCGGAGGTCGGCTGACCATGACCGATCTCATCAACTCCCTGCGGACAGGCCCGGGCGTCCTGCGGCTTGGCGCCGACGGGGAGACGCGGCTCGCCTTCCGCGTGCAGCTGCTCGACGCCTGGGAAACGCTCGCCGTCGAGGCGCCCGCAGACATGCCGGTGCGTGTGGTCAAGGAGCGCGTGGTCGAAGCCATCATGACGGCGGTTGAGGATCCCGAGGACTACATGGTCAAGCTCGGCGGATGGGAGGTGCTGGACGAGAACGAGTCGATCGCCGCGTGTGGGGCGACGCATGGCTCGACCTTCCTGGTCAGCGGCCGTCGGCGCCGCCCGGTCCGCTGACCTCGTCGTCCCCGGCCACCGCGGTGCGCACCCCTTCCGGCGATACGTCGCTGGCGGGGGTGATTCGTCTGCGGGAGGCCCTGGCGCAACGGATCGTTGGTCAAGGGCCCGTGATCGACGGACTCCTGATGGCGCTGCTCGCCGGTGGCCACGCCCTGCTCGTCGGTGTGCCGGGGCTCGCCAAGACCCTGATGATCCGGTCACTGGCCGAGGCGATGGAGTTGGAGTTCCGGCGCGTGCAGTTCACCCCGGACCTGGTGCCGAGCGACATCACCGGGGCGGAGGTCCTGGACGAGGATGCGTCGGGCCACCGGCATTTCCGGTTTGTGAAGGGGCCGATCTTTGCGCATCTGGTCCTCGCGGACGAGGTGAACCGCGCACCGCCACGCACCCAGTCGGCCCTGCTGGAGGCGATGCAGGAGCATCGCGTGACGGTGGCCGGGACCACGATGCCGTTGCCGGACCCGTTCTTCGTGCTCGCCACGCAGAACCCGATCGAGCAGGAGGGGACCTATCCCTTGCCCGAAGCGCAGCTCGATCGCTTCCTGTTCGACATTCGCGTGGGGTATCCGAGTGCCGCCGACGAGGTGGCGATCCTGCGGGCCACCACGGGGGGCGCGGAGATGCCCATCGCGCCGGTGATCCATGGCGATGACCTTCGCAGGTTGCAGCGACGGGTCCGCGCGGTCGTCGCGCCCGAAGCGGCGCTCGAGTATGCGGCCGCCCTGGTGCGCGCGACCCGCCCGGAGGCTGGCGGACGGGGACCGGTGAAGCAATACGTGCGGTGGGGAGCCGGCCCGCGCGCCGGGCAGGCCCTGATCCTCGGCGCCAAGGCGCACGCGCTCCTGAATGACCGTGACGCGGTGTCCCCGGCGGATATCCGGCGAGTCGCCCTGCCCGTGCTTCGGCACCGCATCCTGACAAACTATGCGGCACAGGCGGAGGGCGTGGAGGTGGCCCAGGTTGTGGACGCGGTGTTGCGTGAGGTGCCCGAGCCGCGCAGCGGCATCACACCCTGACCGCGGCGGGGCCTCCGGATGCGGGTTTCCCTCGATGCCCTCCAGTCGCTCGCCTGGCCGGCGCGGCGCCTGGCGGTTGGGGGGCGGAGCGGCACCCAGCGGTCGACGCTGCGCGGGCGCGCTCCCGAACTGAGCGCCTATCGCGCCTATCGCGCCGGGGATGACGTGCGCGACATGGATTGGAAGCTGCTGGCCCGCAGCGACCGGTCCTGGATCCGGTTGTCGGAGGACCGGGCCATCCACCCCACCTGGTTCGTGCTCGATGCGACGGCGTCGATGGCGTTTCCGGTGGGGACCCTGGCGAAGTGGCGGGCGGTTTGTGCCCTCGCGGAGGGACTGGCGTTCCTGGCGCACAAGGTGGGCGATCCGGTGGGTGGCTCTGTGGTCGGTGGAGACCCTGGCGAGGGCGCCCTCATGCCGGTGAGCACCCGACGCGACATCGTGCCCACCTGGCGGGCGCTGCTCGATGGGGTGGTCCCGGGAGGCACCGCCCCGCTGGCCCCGGCCGTGGCATCAGCTCCCGTGCGCGGCCGCCTGGTCATCCTGTCAGACCTGTTGGGTGATGCGGCGGCGTGTCGCGATGCAGCCAATCGTTGGCTGGTGTCCGGGAGTGAGGTGATCGTGCTCCACGTCCTGTCGCAGGCGGAGTGGATGCCGGCCGGAGGCAGTGTGGTCGATCCGGAGGACGCGACTCGCGAGCGCGTGTTGGGCCCCGAGGGCATCCCGGCCTATGCGGCGGCGCTCGCGCAGTGGGTGCGCGACGAGGAGGACTGGTGGGTCGGTCGCGGGGCTGCCTTTCATCGGATTGTTGCGGAAGAGGACGTGATCGGTGCGATCCGTCGGGTGGTCGGTGGACCGCGCGCGGTGGGGGCTCGTTAGGCGATGTGGGCGTGGTGGCTGGCGGCCACGGCCGGGATCGTGGTCACCGGCGCCCATTGGTTGGCCTGGCGCCGGTCGTCGTCCGCCGTCCTCCCCACGGCGCGATTTGTGCCCGCCGGCGCGCGCCCCCAGCACGTACGACGCGTCGCCCTCGACGAGCCGCTGCTCTGGATGCTCCGGTTGCTGGTCGTTGGATGCCTGGGGGCCGCCGTGGCGCCGGGACTGTTTCAGCTGCCACGCTCGGGCCGTGCCAGCATCCTCCTCGTCGATGCCACGCGCGCCGTGGGGTCGGCGAGCGAACGTACCGACTCCGTGACCGCTCGACTGGCCAGCAGGTCGCGTGTTGAGCTGATCGCCTTCGATAGCGGCGTCCGTGCGCTGGCCATGAGCGACCTCGCGTCGCTCCCGCGATCCGACGTGGCGGGCGCGCTCGATGTCGCGCTGGTGCGCGCCGCGCGCCGGGCCACCGAGCTCCTGACGCGTGTGCGTGAGGTCGAGATTGCCGTGGTGTCGCCAGTGGTGGAGGAGGAGTGGACACCCGCGATCCCGGAGATCGTGCGTGCAGCCGGTGTCCCGGTGCGCTGGGTACGACTCGCGCCGGCGAGCGACGGCGCGCCGACGGATGACCCGCGCGGTTTCGGCCGGGTGCCAGCCCTGATGACCGCGCCCGTCGCGGCGGTGATGAACGCTGTTGGACGCCTCCCCGCTGGGGCCCGCCTCGCCGCCGTGCCGTATACCTCGGACGATTCCGCCTTCGCGGCGGGGGGGGGCGTGGTGGTGTCGTTCCCCGAGCCGCAGGACGCCGCCCCGGTGCGTGCCATCCTGGCCGGTGGGGCTGGGGCGATCGGTCCCTGGGGACTGGCACCGGTCAGCGGGGGAACGCCGGTGGCCTGGTGGGACGATGGCACCGTGGCCGCGGCGCAGACGACCATTGGTCGTGGCTGCTTTCGAACGGTAGGTGTCCGGGTGCCAGTGCGTGGCGACGATGCCCTTCGCCCATCGATGGCCGCCGTCGTGCGCCATCTCGTCCAACCCTGCGCCACGGCTCGGCTGACCCCGGTTCCGGCCGCGCGCCTCGTGGGGGATGCTGCCCCGCCGGGGCCGAAGGCCGCAGCGTCGGATGGCACGGCCCACCGACGGTGGTGGCTTGCGCTCGCGCTGGTGTTGCTCGCCGTCGAGTGGGGTGTGCGGGTGCGCCGCGCGCGGATGGTGTCATGACGACCGCCGTGCTCGTCGCTCGCTGGAGGTCGCGCCTCGCCGGGATCGGCGTGGTGTCCGCGCTGCTGTACGGAGTTGGGGCGCTCGCGGTGACGCTCCGGGCCGCCGGATGGCTGGGGGGAAGTCGCGCGCAGGGTTGGGCGCTCGCCGCGATGGTCGGGTTGGCTGTGACGGTGTGGCGTGGATGGAGGGCCGGGCTCGGGCGATTGGACCCGCAGCGGGTGGGGCTCTGGTTGGAGGAGCGCGAACCCACCCTCCACTACGCCGTGCTCGGGGCGTTGGCCGGGTCCGCCGTGTGCGATGCGCGCGTTCATCGCTCGCCCGTCGGCACCGCGGCATGGCGCTGGGCCGGTCGCGCATTGCTGCGCGCGTTTGGTGCGGCCGGGCTGGGGGTGGCGAGCTACGCAGGGACGCCGACTCGTGCGCCGGACGTGGGACCTAACGCCCAGCGGCTCCGCGTCCCCGAGGGCGTCACGTCGCTCGGTGCCGTGCGGGTGCGCGTCGTGCCACCGGCGTACGCGCGACGGCCGGCGGAAGAGTTCACGGCACCGGACGTCCTGCATCCCCTCGTTGGCAGCCGCCTTGAGCTGTCGGGTGAGGGGCCAGCGCCCGGGGTCCGTGCCGACACGCAGGCCGTGGCGGCGACGCGGCGCGGGACCGGATGGGTCGCGTCGTACATCGCGGATACGCTCCCGGCCCTCGTCACCGTCAGCCGGGATGGTGACGCGTTCCTCCTGGCGGTGGACCCCGTGCGCGACGCGCTGCCGCAGGTGGCCCTGGAGCTTCCGGCTCGCGACACGGTGGTACGCGCCGTACCCGCGTCCCTCGCGGTGCGCGCCACGTTTCAGGATGACCTGCGGCTCGACAGCACGCGGTTCGAGTACATCGTGACGTCGGGCGACGGGGAGCGCTTCACTTTTCGGCGGGGTGAGCTCGACGCCCAAGCCGAGCAGGGGCCGCGCGCGATGCGCACCATGCGGTGGGACCTTGCGGCGCTCGCGCTGTTGCCGGGCGACGTGGTTCACCTGCGCGCGCTGGCGCGCGATAGCCGTGGTCAGGAAGGCGCATCCGATACGCGTGCCCTGCGCGTGGCGCGCCCCGGCGAGGCGGACTCGCTGGCGGTGGATGCGGCGCCCCCGCCTGAGGTCGAAGCGTCCGTGTTGAGCCAGCGCATGTTGATCAACCTGGCGGAGGCGCTGGTGAGACGGGAACGTGGGATGGCGCCGTCCGCGCTGCGCACCGAGTCTGTGCGGATCGGGCGGGACCAGGCGCGGCTGCGTCGCCAGGTGAGTGACCTGATCTTTGCCCGCCTCGGTGATGATCCGGCGGGCGAGCATTTTCACGGCGACGGGCACGAGCACGGGGCGGAACCTACCCTGCGGCGTGCGCTCACCCCCGAGGAGCTCCTCCAGGCTGCGGACCGAGCCACGGGCGCCCGTGGTGCGCTCGTGGAGGCCGCGCATGACGAGGCGCCCCTCGTGGCGGTGAGTCGGCCGTTGCTGGAGGCGTACAACGCCATGTGGGACGCCGGGCGCGAACTGGAGTCGGGGGCCCCGCGCGCGGCGTTGCCCTCTATGTATGCCGCGTTGGCGGCGATCCAGAAGGCACGCGCAGCGGAGCGTTTGTACCTGCGAGGGGCGACGCGGGCTGTGGTGGTCGACCTTGCACGCGTGCGACTCGCCGGCCGCGACCGCGGCCTCGATCATGTGCGTGAGGCCCAGGCACCGCTGGCGCCTCCTGGCCAGGCGCTCTGGCAGCGCGTCGTTGGCGCCGTGGCTCGCCCAGGGGCCGGTGAGGCCGTGGACTCGCTCCTGGTGCTCCGCGTGGCTTCGGCTGGAAACGCCCCCGTGGCGGCCGCGTTGGACTCCCTGGTGGCGGGGATACGCGCCGGTCGGGACGTGACCATGGCCGTGGTGGTGGTGCGGGAGCGGTTGGGCGGTGCCGGTGCCGCGCGTCCACCCACGGGGTGGCGGCCCATCCCATGAGCGTCTTCACCTTTGTCACCCTGCAGTACGACTCGGGCGATTGGGATAGCGCGCCCCTCGTGGCAGCCAACGTCATCGACTCGCTCGCCCGGTACACCAGCCTCGAGGTGGCGCCCGCGGGTCGCGTCGTGGCGTTGGGCTCGCCCGAGCTGCTCTCGTATCCCTTCGCCTTCCTCACCGGGCACCTCCCGGTGCGGTTCACCGCGCAGGAGCGGGCCGGACTGCGGACCTGGCTGGATCGCGGAGGCTTCCTCTTTGTCGACGACCACAACCACGACGTGGACGGGATGTTCCACCGGACCGCGATTGAGGAGCTGACGACGGTGGTTGGCCCGTTACCGAAGCTTCCCCCAAACCACTCGCTGTATCGGGCGCACTTCCCGTGGCCGGACGGCCCGCCGAATACCAGCCACGAGCTCAATGGGTGGGGGGACAACCTCGTGCACGACTACCTGCGGGGGGCATCGCGTGGCGGACGGCTCGTGGTGTGCTACAGCAACAAGGACTACAGCTCCGAGTGGAATTTCCACCCGGACAACAAGCGCTTCTACGCCATAGACAACACGCGGTTTGCTGTGAACCTGGTGGTGTATGCCCTCACGCATTGAGCGTCGCTGGCTGGAGCGTTTGGCGCTCGGCACGGCGCTGTTGGCGATCACCCTCCTCGCGTTCAGCGGTCCGGAGGGGCAAACCACGACGGTGCGCGACGAGGCGCTGACGGATGCGCTGTCGGCGGCGACCCGTCATGCAGTGCCAGGGCTTGACCTGGAGCTGGACGCGATCCCCGGGCCCGCCGAACGGGCCTGGGCGGTGGCCGTGCGTGGTGCAGGGACCCAGGTGCGCTGGAGCACGCGCCGCGCGGTGTCCCCGTGGGCGATCGTCCTCGACCCGTTGGGTACCCCGGGTGGCGGCTTCACCTGGCGGGCCCTCGCCCCGCCCGGGGCCACGGTGCGTGACGCGGCGGGCGAGGTGTGGCGGGCCGCGGAGGCGGGGGCCGCGGAGGCGACGGTCCTGTCGGCTTCCGGGGTGGCGCTGGTCACTCCACACGGGACGGCACGACCCCAGTCCTTCGCCCCAACTCCCATGAAGCGCGTCAGGGTTGCGGGGCGTGCGGGCTGGGAGGCGCGATTTGTGGCTGAGGCGCTTCGCGCGGCTGGTTGGGACGTGGAAGCTGAATTCACGGTTACGTTGTCGCCCGCGCCCGTTGGGGTTCGCACCCCCGGGGCTCGTGCCGGACTCGACACCGCGACCCATGCGGCCGTCGTCCTGGTTGGCCGGGATGCGGTCGCCCCTCCGCGCCTCAGCGAGTTCGTTCGCGGCGGGGGTGGCCTCATCCTGGTCGGTGACGCCGTTCAGCACCTGGCGACGACCGCCATCGCGCCGGCCTCGGTGCTTGGCGTCGCTCAGCCTGTGCCCGGAACACTGGCCACGGCGCTGCCACGGCGCGCCCTGGGGGGCTGGCGACTGCGGCCCCGATCCGACGCAGTGGTGATCGAGCGTCGTGGGGACGACGCGATGGTGGTCGCCAGGCGCGAGGCGCTGGGTCGGGTCGTGGCGGTGGGGTATGACGAGACGTGGCGCTGGCAACTCGAAGGACCGGAAGGGAGCGCCGCCCGCTATGCGGCCTGGTGGTCCGCGCTGGTGGGCTCGGTGAGTCGCGTGGCCGGAGCGCCGCTCGCGCCTGGCGGCGACCCCGTACCCCTGGCGGCGTGGACCGCCGCGTTAGGTGCCGCCGCTCCGGGGCCAGGGACGCCTGTCCTTGCCCGTCTCGATGAGCGGTGGTTGCTTGCCATGGCGCTGCTGTCCCTCGCGGTGGCGTGGCTCTCGCGGCGCTTGCGCGGACTCCCATGACCCTGGCCTTCATTTCACATCCGGACGGCGGACGACACGATACCGGGTGGAATCACCCGGAGCATGTCGGTCGCCTGCGGGCCATCCCGCGGGCCTTGAAGCACGACGTGGAGCTGTTCCAGGCGCTGCTGCACCACGAGCCACGGCATGCCACCCCGGACGAGCTGGCCCTCGCGCACGATTCCGGGTACGTCGAGGCGGTGCGCCGCCACGTGGCAGCGGGCGGCGGCCGCCTGGATGCGGATACGGTGACGTCCGAGGGCTCGTGGGACGCGGCGCGTGCCGCGACCGGAGCCGTTCTCGACGGCGTCGACATGGCGCTCGACGGGCGGGCCGAACGAGCCTTCTGCGCTGTCCGTCCACCGGGCCACCATGCCCTGCGCGATCGCGCGATGGGTTTTTGCCTCTTCGGGAGCGTGGCCATTGGCGCCAGGTACGCGCTGGCCGCGTCGGGGGCGGAGCGGGTTCTGATCATCGATTGGGATGTCCACCATGGCAATGGCACCGAGGCTCTGGTACGCGATGAGTCGCGGATTCGCTTTGTCTCGATGCATCAGTATCCCTGGTACCCGGGGACTGGCGACGCGAGCGACGTGGGGCCGCACCGGACCCTGTTCAATGTTCCCATGGCCGCGGGGTTGGCGCCGCAGGCCTATGTGGATGCCCTGCTGGGTGGGATCGACCGGGCGACCACGCGCTGGACCCCCGACCTGGTCTTGATCTCGGCCGGGTTCGATTCCTTGCGCGGCGATCCGCTCGGCGGCTTCACCCTGGAGATGGAGCACGTCGACCTGCTGACGCGCGAGGTGGCGTCGCGCGCGGCGTTGTGGTGTGGCGGCCGGGTGGTCAGCGTCCTGGAGGGCGGGTACGATCCCACGCGGCTGGGCGAGGCGTCGGTGGTGCACATGCGCGCCTTGGCGGGACTCGGGTGAGACGGTGGCATCATGGCCAATCCCCGGATCGTTACGCCCCCGGAACGTGCGGTAAGTCCTTGTGAATACAGGGGGATCTGGCGAGGTTCGCGCGTGACGCGGGACACGGGGTTGGTCGTCCAACGAGTACCGTCCGATACCTCCAGTTTGCGGGGCCGCGACGGGGGCGGCGGGGGTCTGGGACCGCAGGACATCGGCGACAGCGGAGCAACGTGATTCGGACACGCAGCGGGCGTCAGGGAGCGGTGGGCAGCGAGTCGCTGCTCCTGTTTGGTCTCGTCCTCGATGACGGGACGTCGGCGACGCGCGCCGATGGGATTGAGTCGATGGTGCTGCGCGAGCTGGTCGCCTTGGTGCAGCGCGTCCCGGCGCGTCGCGTCGATCCGTCGACCCAGGCCATCACCGAGTATCGCGGGATTGTGGAGGGGGTCCAGCGCGACCGGAGCATCCTGCCCGCGCCGTTTGGCACCGTGTTCCGCACGCGTGAGGCCCTGGTGCGCTGGCTCGAACTCCACTACGTCACCCTGCGCGAAGGCGTGGCGTTTGTGCAGGGTCGGCAGGCGGCCCGCCTCCTGCTCGCTGCGTTGCCCAACACCTCGACGCCCGACTACGAGGCGACGGTCTTCGAGTCGATGAAATTCCTCAAGCGGCACGCCGTGGCGAGTGTCGTGCTGCCTGACGAGTCCGATGGTCGTCCGCGCACGACGGAGGCGGCGTTCCTAGTGGAGCGCGACAAGTGGGGCACCTTTGCCGACGCCGTCCGCGACGAGCAGGAGCGCGTGGGCGGGGTGACGATCGAGCAGAGCGGACCCTGGCCGGCGTACGACTTCGTTCGCCTGCAGTTCGGGAGCTGAGCCATGTTCTGTCCCGACTGTGGTACGTGGAATCGGACGCGCGCGGTGAGCTGTGCGCGGTGCAAGGGCGACCTCCCGGAAGTGTCTGGGGCGCCGGTGGAGCAGCCGGATACGGAGGTGACGGCCCTGCGCAAGGCGTGTGGGGGCCGGTACCAGGTAATGCGCCGCATGGGGAGTGGCGGGATGGCCCACGTGTATTACGCGCTCCACGCCCAACTGGAGCGGCCGCTGGTCGTGAAGGTGCTGCATGCGCACCTGGCGAAGGATACGGAGATGCGGGAACGGTTCCGTCGCGAAGCCGAGGCGTCGGCGCAGCTGTATCATCCGCACATCTGTCCGATTATCGACTTCGCCGAGTTAGGTGACCTGGTGTTCCTGGTCATGCCCTACCTCGCCGGTGGGTCCCTCGCCGACGTGCTCGTGCGGGACAAGACGGTGGCGCCGGGTATTGCCGTCTCGATCTGTGCGCAGGTGGCCGTGGCGCTGGACTACGCGCACCGTCGGGGGATCGTGCACCGGGACGTGAAGCCGGACAATGTGTTGTTCGACGAAGACGGTCACGCCCAGCTCACCGACTTCGGCATCGCCACGGCGCGCTTTCATGGTCGGCTCACCCGGACCGGGCGCGCGATGGGCACGCCCCACTACATGTCGCCCGAACAGGCAATGGGGAAGATGGTCGATGGGCGCAGCGACCTCTACGCCGTCGGGGTGATGCTCTACGAGATGTTACTCGGCTTTCCCCCGTTTGACGGCGCGGACAGCTACAGCGTCGGGTACAAGCAGGTCCATGAACAAGCTGTCGCACCGGACATGGTGGATTCGCGGGTCCCGCGCAGCCTGTCGACCCTGGTCATGAAGTGCCTGGCCAAGGGGGTGGACGACCGGTTCCAGACCGGGTTCGAGCTCGCGGACGCCCTCGTGGCCTGGCTCGGCGAGCACGGGGCCGCGACGCCGGCGGAGCAGCGCTCCGCCGTCCTGAGCCGACGGACGGCCAGCGCGGCTGTTGCTTCGCTTTAGCGGGGCAGGCGGGCGATGAAGCCCCAGTAGGTGTCGGGGCCGGCCTCGGTGCCGAAGTTCACCTCGAGCGTGTCGACGATCTCGAAACCGCTGCGCAGGATCAGGCTCCCCAGCATCGAGCGGCCAAGGACCGAGTAGTGATTGCCGTTGGTCTGGTGGCGGCACGCGGTGTCTGGCGCCGGGACCTCGACGTACAAGCATCCCCCTGGGGCCAGAATCTGGCGGAACCCATCGAGCGTGAAGTACGGGAAGATGCTGTGCTCCAGGCAGTGCCGACACCACACCAGGTCGAACTGCCCGTCCTCGAACTCCAGGAACGACTGGTCCATCTGGCGCACGTCGTACCCGGCCGCCTGGCAGGCCGCGACGTCGACCGCATTCAAGGTGATGCCGATGGGCTGGTACCCTCGGGCGACGAATCGTTTGAGGGCGACCCCCTGGCCACACCCCACGTCGAGGACGCGCGCGCCGTCGGGCAGGTTGAAGAGCTGCAGCGCCCGTTCCATCACGTCCCCGGTG encodes the following:
- a CDS encoding DUF4159 domain-containing protein, with protein sequence MSVFTFVTLQYDSGDWDSAPLVAANVIDSLARYTSLEVAPAGRVVALGSPELLSYPFAFLTGHLPVRFTAQERAGLRTWLDRGGFLFVDDHNHDVDGMFHRTAIEELTTVVGPLPKLPPNHSLYRAHFPWPDGPPNTSHELNGWGDNLVHDYLRGASRGGRLVVCYSNKDYSSEWNFHPDNKRFYAIDNTRFAVNLVVYALTH
- a CDS encoding serine/threonine protein kinase, which gives rise to MFCPDCGTWNRTRAVSCARCKGDLPEVSGAPVEQPDTEVTALRKACGGRYQVMRRMGSGGMAHVYYALHAQLERPLVVKVLHAHLAKDTEMRERFRREAEASAQLYHPHICPIIDFAELGDLVFLVMPYLAGGSLADVLVRDKTVAPGIAVSICAQVAVALDYAHRRGIVHRDVKPDNVLFDEDGHAQLTDFGIATARFHGRLTRTGRAMGTPHYMSPEQAMGKMVDGRSDLYAVGVMLYEMLLGFPPFDGADSYSVGYKQVHEQAVAPDMVDSRVPRSLSTLVMKCLAKGVDDRFQTGFELADALVAWLGEHGAATPAEQRSAVLSRRTASAAVASL
- a CDS encoding GvpL/GvpF family gas vesicle protein: MIRTRSGRQGAVGSESLLLFGLVLDDGTSATRADGIESMVLRELVALVQRVPARRVDPSTQAITEYRGIVEGVQRDRSILPAPFGTVFRTREALVRWLELHYVTLREGVAFVQGRQAARLLLAALPNTSTPDYEATVFESMKFLKRHAVASVVLPDESDGRPRTTEAAFLVERDKWGTFADAVRDEQERVGGVTIEQSGPWPAYDFVRLQFGS
- a CDS encoding class I SAM-dependent methyltransferase; this translates as MTLAATSLARLETFLDRIATETYPEPVSALHDAITGDVMERALQLFNLPDGARVLDVGCGQGVALKRFVARGYQPIGITLNAVDVAACQAAGYDVRQMDQSFLEFEDGQFDLVWCRHCLEHSIFPYFTLDGFRQILAPGGCLYVEVPAPDTACRHQTNGNHYSVLGRSMLGSLILRSGFEIVDTLEVNFGTEAGPDTYWGFIARLPR
- a CDS encoding GAF domain-containing protein, whose product is MTKRGTKVLSHERFARVRQPDATVRELSAVREIAHALAHADRPDEVFQFALDRTSALIGASFASVYLVEGVSELMRLVAASNWPERHRPWLSEMRVRLGFGPSGEAAAERRIIEVPDVQADGGLEDWAEVGRELGFRSLVALPLQDARSALGAVTFYFAEPGVPAPERRQLMRLVADQMAAAAVRSQLVADLRRTAAALSEARDEIEALMQPRASHPLDETGMVEAVVSALGPAVSAAATAARSLRVGGAVGEGEHRAVTRPLEQAQGMLDDWQETFALRSGARAAGTDVVSPRELALAATGLADEWAGGAGVSVKLIPGDIAPIPTDRRKITRLLATLLLFAETRAPAEPVTLAIVADDGGGTVHFQVRDSGPDLGREQVEGLFDPLAPARVMGRHRINLALLRAMAAHLGGTLVAAALPGQGLQMTCSLPSTTRS
- a CDS encoding DUF58 domain-containing protein, whose translation is MRVSLDALQSLAWPARRLAVGGRSGTQRSTLRGRAPELSAYRAYRAGDDVRDMDWKLLARSDRSWIRLSEDRAIHPTWFVLDATASMAFPVGTLAKWRAVCALAEGLAFLAHKVGDPVGGSVVGGDPGEGALMPVSTRRDIVPTWRALLDGVVPGGTAPLAPAVASAPVRGRLVILSDLLGDAAACRDAANRWLVSGSEVIVLHVLSQAEWMPAGGSVVDPEDATRERVLGPEGIPAYAAALAQWVRDEEDWWVGRGAAFHRIVAEEDVIGAIRRVVGGPRAVGAR
- a CDS encoding MoxR family ATPase yields the protein MGGAGRERVDRRVWGDAWLDLPGQRPSAPPGPLTSSSPATAVRTPSGDTSLAGVIRLREALAQRIVGQGPVIDGLLMALLAGGHALLVGVPGLAKTLMIRSLAEAMELEFRRVQFTPDLVPSDITGAEVLDEDASGHRHFRFVKGPIFAHLVLADEVNRAPPRTQSALLEAMQEHRVTVAGTTMPLPDPFFVLATQNPIEQEGTYPLPEAQLDRFLFDIRVGYPSAADEVAILRATTGGAEMPIAPVIHGDDLRRLQRRVRAVVAPEAALEYAAALVRATRPEAGGRGPVKQYVRWGAGPRAGQALILGAKAHALLNDRDAVSPADIRRVALPVLRHRILTNYAAQAEGVEVAQVVDAVLREVPEPRSGITP
- a CDS encoding histone deacetylase, whose protein sequence is MTLAFISHPDGGRHDTGWNHPEHVGRLRAIPRALKHDVELFQALLHHEPRHATPDELALAHDSGYVEAVRRHVAAGGGRLDADTVTSEGSWDAARAATGAVLDGVDMALDGRAERAFCAVRPPGHHALRDRAMGFCLFGSVAIGARYALAASGAERVLIIDWDVHHGNGTEALVRDESRIRFVSMHQYPWYPGTGDASDVGPHRTLFNVPMAAGLAPQAYVDALLGGIDRATTRWTPDLVLISAGFDSLRGDPLGGFTLEMEHVDLLTREVASRAALWCGGRVVSVLEGGYDPTRLGEASVVHMRALAGLG